TGTTTTCCTTAACATCGTTCATATCTACCTCTTTACTCGTGACCTTTGGCCTGGCAGACATTACTGCAAAAAAAACAGAGATTAATGCCCCCACCAATAAAATAATGATAGGTATGGTATATCTTAAATTTTCAATGGCAAAGCTCTGCAACACCGAAAGGCTGGCCCCAGACAAGGTAACAATAACTGAGATGAGGATGGTATTGATGCTTATCATCATATTGGCTTTACCATCCGCTATAGCACTAAGATTAATGTGGTTGCGATAATTGGCTCTGTAAAGTGTATCGATACCCCGGCCAAAATCTTTACCTGTATTGGTCCTAACCGTAATCTTACGAGCCTTCAGGATGTTCTGCCGTTGTTTTTTAATATTTTTTACCCGCCTTTTGGCATATTCCTGCTTGCCTGCCTCAGAGTAAAATACATTGTTGACCAAAAAGCTATATTGCTTTTTTTCCCAGTCCAGTTCTTTGTAAGAGGTATTTTGGAAATTTTCAAGCTCCACCCGGAGTAATTCTCCCCTCCTGAAAAAGCGCTTGCGCCCCATATGGGCCATGTCGGCATCATGAATGAGCTCTTCTAGCAATCCCTGTGGTTCATGCCCGGCAACAGTACTCATAATAAGCTTTGATACCTTCTGCTGCTGATGTTCCGGATATTCCTTGTTATTGAAGAACTCCTCAGCATACTTTACGCTTTCGGCCTCATGGCCATTATATTTTTTTATGTAGCCTGTATCATGAAACCAAGCAGCAAGTAGCAGCGCTTCCATATCTTCATCACTGATCTCACTCATCCCTCCAAGCTTTTGAGCAATCTCCGCTACTTCCTGCGTGTGTGACAGGTTG
This region of Fulvivirga ulvae genomic DNA includes:
- a CDS encoding Pycsar system effector family protein yields the protein MTIKKDTEKKETDTEESKNDIVKKAEAYVSKLFNDDLPDKLLYHNLSHTQEVAEIAQKLGGMSEISDEDMEALLLAAWFHDTGYIKKYNGHEAESVKYAEEFFNNKEYPEHQQQKVSKLIMSTVAGHEPQGLLEELIHDADMAHMGRKRFFRRGELLRVELENFQNTSYKELDWEKKQYSFLVNNVFYSEAGKQEYAKRRVKNIKKQRQNILKARKITVRTNTGKDFGRGIDTLYRANYRNHINLSAIADGKANMMISINTILISVIVTLSGASLSVLQSFAIENLRYTIPIIILLVGALISVFFAVMSARPKVTSKEVDMNDVKENKISLLYFGNFLGIPKEEFVTYLSNLKKDQKKLYDSMSLDLYNLGIVLKEKYRLLTVSYNTFIIGLTTTVLAFIFIFFYTNA